A genome region from Rhodopseudomonas boonkerdii includes the following:
- a CDS encoding GNAT family N-acetyltransferase: protein MLQDIPTPRLVENRPAVLQTQRLTLRKPVMADAIAVTELANDRRIAENTRRLPHPYSQSDAEQFVGSLHDETATDAVFLIELDYRPIGMVGIDWREPDAPELGYWLGVDHWGRGYATEAARATIDYTFEEFTIDQLIAGARVANPASRNILEKCGFQWTGVQLHRFEAIGSSTPVDCFKLTRGVWSSLKNWASSTRR, encoded by the coding sequence ATGCTGCAGGATATTCCGACACCTCGCCTGGTTGAGAACAGACCCGCTGTTCTGCAAACGCAGCGCCTGACCTTGCGCAAGCCCGTGATGGCCGACGCCATCGCGGTGACCGAACTCGCCAATGACCGCCGCATTGCCGAGAACACCCGCCGGCTGCCGCATCCCTATTCGCAGAGCGATGCGGAGCAGTTCGTCGGCTCGCTGCATGACGAGACCGCTACCGATGCCGTGTTCCTGATCGAGCTCGACTATCGCCCGATCGGTATGGTCGGCATCGACTGGCGCGAGCCGGATGCACCGGAACTCGGCTACTGGCTGGGTGTCGACCACTGGGGGCGCGGTTACGCGACCGAGGCGGCGCGCGCGACGATCGACTACACATTCGAGGAGTTCACCATCGATCAATTGATCGCCGGTGCCCGCGTCGCCAATCCGGCGTCGCGCAACATTCTCGAAAAGTGCGGCTTCCAGTGGACCGGCGTGCAGCTGCATCGTTTCGAAGCGATCGGTTCGTCCACGCCGGTGGATTGCTTCAAGCTGACGCGGGGCGTGTGGAGCTCGCTGAAGAACTGGGCGAGCTCGACGCGGAGGTGA
- a CDS encoding mandelate racemase/muconate lactonizing enzyme family protein, which produces MRIVEVRERTAPIASPIANAFIDFSKMTLSLVAVVTDVIRDGKPVIGYGFNSNGRYGQGGLIRERFAPRIVDAKPDDLIDSTGENIDPHKVWATMFTNEKPGGHGERSVAIGTIDMAVWDAVAKIAGKPLFRLLSERYGTTANPKVFVYAAGGYYYPGKGLEGLATEMKGYLDRGYNVVKMKIGGASLAEDLKRIEHVLKLLPSGAQLAVDANGRFDLATAIDYAKALKEYDLFWYEEAGDPLDYELQDKLAEHYPKPMATGENLFSMQDARNLIRYGGMRKDRDWLQFDCALSYGLVEYLRTLEMLKNYGWSWTRCIPHGGHQMSLNIAAGLGLGGNESYPDLFQPYGGFPDGVKVENGHIVMPELPGIGFEGKSDLIKEMRSLAS; this is translated from the coding sequence ATGCGCATTGTCGAAGTCCGGGAGCGCACCGCTCCGATTGCCTCCCCCATCGCTAACGCCTTCATCGACTTCAGTAAAATGACGCTGAGCCTGGTCGCCGTGGTCACCGATGTGATCCGCGACGGCAAGCCCGTGATCGGCTACGGCTTCAATTCCAACGGCCGCTACGGCCAGGGCGGCCTGATCCGTGAACGTTTCGCGCCCCGCATCGTCGATGCCAAGCCGGACGATCTCATTGATTCGACTGGTGAAAACATCGACCCCCACAAGGTGTGGGCGACCATGTTCACCAATGAAAAGCCCGGCGGCCACGGCGAGCGCTCGGTGGCCATCGGCACCATCGACATGGCGGTCTGGGACGCCGTCGCCAAGATCGCGGGCAAGCCGCTTTTCCGTTTGTTGTCAGAGCGTTACGGCACCACGGCGAACCCCAAAGTGTTCGTCTATGCGGCCGGAGGCTATTATTATCCCGGCAAAGGCCTCGAAGGCTTAGCCACTGAAATGAAAGGCTATTTGGACCGCGGCTACAATGTCGTGAAGATGAAGATCGGCGGCGCCTCGCTGGCCGAAGACCTCAAGCGTATCGAACACGTATTGAAGCTGCTGCCCTCGGGTGCCCAGCTGGCCGTCGATGCCAATGGCCGGTTCGATCTCGCGACCGCCATCGATTACGCTAAGGCTTTGAAAGAATACGATCTTTTCTGGTACGAGGAAGCCGGCGACCCGCTCGATTACGAGCTGCAGGACAAGCTCGCCGAGCATTATCCGAAGCCGATGGCGACCGGCGAAAACCTGTTCTCCATGCAGGACGCCCGCAACCTCATCCGCTATGGCGGCATGCGCAAGGACCGCGACTGGCTGCAATTCGACTGCGCCCTTTCCTACGGCCTGGTTGAATATCTCAGGACGTTGGAAATGCTGAAGAATTACGGCTGGTCCTGGACCCGCTGCATCCCCCATGGCGGGCACCAGATGTCGCTGAACATCGCCGCTGGCCTCGGCCTCGGTGGCAATGAGTCGTACCCAGACCTGTTCCAGCCCTATGGCGGCTTCCCGGATGGCGTGAAGGTCGAGAACGGCCATATCGTGATGCCGGAACTGCCGGGCATCGGTTTTGAGGGCAAGTCGGACCTGATCAAGGAAATGCGCAGCCTGGCGTCGTAG
- the rpmA gene encoding 50S ribosomal protein L27: MAHKKAGGSSRNGRDSAGKRLGIKAFGGERVIPGNIIARQRGTTWHPGLNVGMGTDHTLFAKVEGRVEFKAKANGRTFVSVLPITQAAAE; the protein is encoded by the coding sequence ATGGCTCATAAAAAAGCAGGCGGTTCATCGCGCAACGGCCGCGATTCAGCTGGCAAGCGCCTTGGCATCAAGGCTTTCGGCGGCGAACGCGTGATTCCCGGCAACATCATTGCGCGTCAGCGCGGCACCACCTGGCACCCCGGCCTTAATGTCGGCATGGGCACGGATCATACCCTGTTCGCCAAGGTGGAAGGCCGCGTGGAGTTTAAAGCCAAAGCCAATGGTCGCACCTTCGTGTCGGTACTTCCGATCACCCAGGCCGCGGCCGAATAA
- the rplU gene encoding 50S ribosomal protein L21: MFAVIKTGGRQYRVVPDDVLEIGKIAGEAGTIVQLGEVLVLGGDTPVLGVPTVAGASVAVEILDHKRGPKVIAFKKRRRKHSKRKRGYRDELTLVRISEILADGKAPTKGPRPKKAAAPKAAPAEAAE, translated from the coding sequence ATGTTCGCAGTCATCAAAACCGGCGGCCGGCAGTACCGCGTTGTTCCGGATGATGTACTTGAGATTGGCAAGATCGCTGGCGAAGCCGGCACGATCGTGCAGCTTGGTGAAGTGCTCGTGCTCGGTGGCGATACGCCCGTGCTCGGCGTGCCGACCGTTGCTGGCGCCAGCGTTGCGGTTGAAATTCTCGACCACAAGCGCGGCCCCAAGGTCATCGCTTTCAAGAAGCGCCGCCGCAAGCACTCGAAGCGCAAGCGTGGTTATCGTGACGAGCTGACCCTCGTCCGCATCAGCGAGATCCTCGCCGATGGCAAGGCACCGACCAAGGGCCCGCGCCCGAAGAAGGCTGCAGCCCCGAAGGCCGCTCCGGCCGAAGCGGCCGAGTAA
- the obgE gene encoding GTPase ObgE: protein MKFLDEAKVYIRSGDGGNGCVAFRREKYIEFGGPSGGNGGRGGDVIVEVVDGLNTLIDYRYQQHFKAPKGVNGMGKDRHGANGESITLKVPVGTQIIDEDKETLIHDFTKLGEKFVLAEGGNGGFGNAHFKSSTNRAPRNANPGQPGQERWIWLRLKLIADAGLVGLPNAGKSTFLSKVSAARPKIADYPFTTLHPQLGVVNSDGREFVLADIPGLIEGAHEGAGLGDRFLGHVERCRVLLHLIDATCEHAGKAYKTVRGELEAYAGHLSDKIEIVALNKIDAVEPDELKKQKDRVKRASKKTPLLISGATGEGVPEALRALVEVIGEAPVSDKAKSAALAEPWAPMES, encoded by the coding sequence ATGAAATTCCTCGATGAAGCCAAGGTTTACATTCGCTCCGGCGACGGCGGAAACGGTTGCGTGGCGTTCCGCCGCGAGAAGTATATTGAATTCGGCGGCCCCTCCGGCGGCAATGGCGGGCGCGGCGGCGATGTCATCGTCGAGGTCGTGGACGGCCTCAATACGCTGATCGACTATCGCTATCAGCAGCACTTCAAGGCGCCGAAAGGCGTCAACGGCATGGGCAAGGACCGCCACGGCGCCAATGGCGAGTCGATCACGCTGAAAGTGCCTGTCGGCACCCAGATCATCGACGAAGACAAGGAAACGCTGATCCATGACTTCACCAAGCTCGGCGAGAAGTTCGTGCTGGCTGAAGGCGGTAATGGCGGCTTCGGCAATGCACATTTCAAATCCTCGACCAACCGTGCCCCGCGCAACGCCAATCCCGGCCAGCCCGGCCAGGAACGCTGGATCTGGCTGCGGCTGAAGCTCATCGCGGATGCCGGTCTCGTCGGCCTGCCCAATGCGGGCAAATCGACCTTCCTGTCCAAGGTCTCCGCGGCCCGGCCGAAGATCGCCGACTATCCCTTCACCACCCTGCATCCGCAGCTCGGCGTCGTGAACAGCGACGGCCGCGAATTCGTGCTGGCCGACATTCCCGGCCTGATCGAAGGCGCGCATGAAGGCGCCGGCCTCGGCGACCGCTTTCTCGGTCATGTCGAGCGTTGTCGCGTGCTACTGCATCTGATCGACGCCACCTGTGAACACGCGGGCAAGGCCTACAAGACCGTGCGCGGCGAGCTCGAAGCCTATGCCGGCCACCTCTCGGACAAGATCGAGATCGTCGCGCTGAACAAGATCGACGCCGTCGAGCCGGACGAGCTGAAGAAGCAGAAGGACCGCGTGAAGCGCGCGTCGAAGAAGACGCCGCTGCTGATTTCCGGCGCCACCGGTGAAGGCGTGCCCGAGGCGCTGCGCGCTCTGGTCGAGGTGATCGGCGAAGCGCCGGTGTCCGACAAGGCGAAGTCCGCCGCGCTGGCGGAGCCATGGGCGCCGATGGAGAGTTAA
- a CDS encoding DMT family transporter has product MGMFATISTAADNRAARIAGIGLMLAGIGMFSCGDAIGKYLVSTYSVGQLMFLRAIAALTLLAPMIWRHRGDFLSLDRPGLQFLRVMLSTLEVAAFFWAAAYLPLADVITYYLACPIFVTAGSAIFLREPVGWRRWSAVCVGFIGVIIALKPSAQMVTWPALIALGGSLSFAALMLITRSLRSAPDVVLATTQFIGTFTFGAVLTTFGWVTPGAADLGLFFLAGIVSIAALLCVNRSLKLAPASVVVPYQYTMIIWAVIFGYLVFDELPSIATLIGAAIIIAAGLYIFLREQRLGKIADEVPPAV; this is encoded by the coding sequence ATGGGCATGTTTGCGACCATTTCGACCGCAGCGGACAATCGCGCCGCCCGGATAGCCGGTATCGGCCTGATGCTGGCCGGCATCGGCATGTTCTCCTGCGGCGATGCCATCGGCAAATATCTGGTTTCGACCTATTCGGTCGGGCAATTGATGTTCCTGCGTGCCATCGCGGCGCTGACGCTGCTGGCGCCGATGATCTGGCGGCACCGCGGCGACTTCCTGTCGCTGGACCGGCCGGGTTTGCAATTTCTGCGCGTGATGCTGTCCACGCTGGAGGTCGCGGCCTTCTTCTGGGCTGCCGCCTATCTGCCGCTGGCGGACGTCATTACCTACTATCTGGCCTGTCCTATTTTCGTCACCGCGGGTTCGGCGATCTTTCTGCGCGAACCGGTGGGCTGGCGGCGCTGGAGCGCGGTGTGTGTCGGTTTCATCGGCGTGATCATCGCGTTGAAACCGTCGGCACAGATGGTGACCTGGCCGGCGCTGATCGCGCTCGGCGGCAGCCTCTCCTTTGCAGCGCTGATGCTGATCACGCGATCGCTGCGGTCGGCGCCGGATGTGGTGCTGGCGACCACGCAATTCATCGGCACCTTTACCTTCGGGGCGGTGCTGACGACCTTCGGCTGGGTTACGCCGGGTGCTGCCGACCTCGGCCTGTTCTTTCTGGCCGGCATTGTTTCGATCGCGGCGCTGTTGTGCGTGAACCGCTCGTTGAAGCTCGCGCCGGCGAGTGTAGTGGTGCCATATCAATATACGATGATCATCTGGGCGGTGATCTTCGGCTATCTGGTATTCGATGAACTGCCGTCGATTGCCACGCTGATCGGCGCGGCGATCATCATCGCGGCGGGTCTCTATATTTTCCTGCGCGAGCAGAGGCTCGGCAAGATCGCCGACGAAGTGCCGCCGGCGGTGTGA